In Haliaeetus albicilla chromosome 18, bHalAlb1.1, whole genome shotgun sequence, one genomic interval encodes:
- the CTSB gene encoding cathepsin B isoform X1, translating to MTQPPGAAPSAAAGGARSRGDRGVSRSVAKMWPSVSILCVLVAFANARSIPYYPPLSSDLVNHINKLNTTWKAGHNFHNTDMSYVKKLCGTFLGGPKLPERVDFAADMELPDNFDARTQWPNCPTINEIRDQGSCGSCWAFGAVEAISDRICVHTNAKVSVEVSAEDLLSCCGFECGMGCNGGYPSGAWRYWTERGLVSGGLYDSHVGCRPYSIPPCEHHVNGSRPPCTGEGGETPRCSRHCEPGYSPSYKEDKHYGITSYGVPHSEKEIMAEIYKNGPVEGAFIVYEDFLMYKSGVYQHVSGEQVGGHAIRILGWGVDNGTPYWLAANSWNTDWGDNGFFKILRGEDHCGIESEIVAGIPSTEQYWKRV from the exons GTGGAGTGTCCCGTTCTGTAGCCAAGATGTGGCCGTCCGTGTCCATCCTGTGTGTCCTGGTGGCCTTCGCTAACGCTCGCAGCATTCCTTACTACCCTCCTCTCTCCAGCGACTTGGTCAACCACATAAACAAGCTCAACACCACCTGGAAG GCAGGGCACAACTTCCACAACACTGACATGAGCTATGTGAAGAAGCTCTGCGGCACCTTCCTGGGTGGGCCCAAGCTTCCCGAGAG GGTAGATTTTGCTGCAGACATGGAGCTGCCCGATAACTTCGACGCGCGGACGCAGTGGCCCAACTGTCCTACCATCAATGAGATAAGAGACCAGGGCTCCTGTGGCTCTTGCTGG GCTTTTGGCGCCGTAGAAGCGATTTCAGACAGAATCTGCGTTCACACAAACGCCAAGGTGAGCGTGGAGGTCTCGGCGGAGGACTTGCTGTCGTGCTGCGGCTTCGAGTGCGGCATGGG GTGCAACGGTGGTTACCCCTCTGGTGCGTGGAGGTACTGGACAGAGAGGGGCCTTGTGTCTGGGGGTCTCTACGATTCCCATGTGG GCTGCCGTCCCTACTCCATCCCACCCTGCGAGCACCACGTCAACGGCTCCCGGCCGCCGTGcaccggggaagggggggagacCCCCCGGTGCAGCCGGCACTGCGAACCTGGCTACTCCCCCTCGTACAAGGAGGACAAGCACTACG gcATCACATCCTATGGTGTCCCCCACAGCGAGAAGGAAATCATGGCTGAGATCTACAAGAACGGCCCGGTGGAAGGAGCCTTTATTGTCTATGAGGACTTCCTGATGTACAAGTCTG GGGTCTACCAGCACGTGTCCGGCGAGCAGGTTGGAGGCCACGCGATCCGGAtcctgggctggggggtggaCAACGGCACTCCGTACTGGCTGGCCGCCAACTCCTGGAACACCGACTGGGGGGACAATG GCTTCTTCAAAATTCTCCGAGGAGAGGACCACTGCGGCATCGAGTCTGAGATCGTGGCTGGCATCCCCAGTACGGAGCAGTACTGGAAGAGGGTGTAA
- the CTSB gene encoding cathepsin B isoform X2 yields MWPSVSILCVLVAFANARSIPYYPPLSSDLVNHINKLNTTWKAGHNFHNTDMSYVKKLCGTFLGGPKLPERVDFAADMELPDNFDARTQWPNCPTINEIRDQGSCGSCWAFGAVEAISDRICVHTNAKVSVEVSAEDLLSCCGFECGMGCNGGYPSGAWRYWTERGLVSGGLYDSHVGCRPYSIPPCEHHVNGSRPPCTGEGGETPRCSRHCEPGYSPSYKEDKHYGITSYGVPHSEKEIMAEIYKNGPVEGAFIVYEDFLMYKSGVYQHVSGEQVGGHAIRILGWGVDNGTPYWLAANSWNTDWGDNGFFKILRGEDHCGIESEIVAGIPSTEQYWKRV; encoded by the exons ATGTGGCCGTCCGTGTCCATCCTGTGTGTCCTGGTGGCCTTCGCTAACGCTCGCAGCATTCCTTACTACCCTCCTCTCTCCAGCGACTTGGTCAACCACATAAACAAGCTCAACACCACCTGGAAG GCAGGGCACAACTTCCACAACACTGACATGAGCTATGTGAAGAAGCTCTGCGGCACCTTCCTGGGTGGGCCCAAGCTTCCCGAGAG GGTAGATTTTGCTGCAGACATGGAGCTGCCCGATAACTTCGACGCGCGGACGCAGTGGCCCAACTGTCCTACCATCAATGAGATAAGAGACCAGGGCTCCTGTGGCTCTTGCTGG GCTTTTGGCGCCGTAGAAGCGATTTCAGACAGAATCTGCGTTCACACAAACGCCAAGGTGAGCGTGGAGGTCTCGGCGGAGGACTTGCTGTCGTGCTGCGGCTTCGAGTGCGGCATGGG GTGCAACGGTGGTTACCCCTCTGGTGCGTGGAGGTACTGGACAGAGAGGGGCCTTGTGTCTGGGGGTCTCTACGATTCCCATGTGG GCTGCCGTCCCTACTCCATCCCACCCTGCGAGCACCACGTCAACGGCTCCCGGCCGCCGTGcaccggggaagggggggagacCCCCCGGTGCAGCCGGCACTGCGAACCTGGCTACTCCCCCTCGTACAAGGAGGACAAGCACTACG gcATCACATCCTATGGTGTCCCCCACAGCGAGAAGGAAATCATGGCTGAGATCTACAAGAACGGCCCGGTGGAAGGAGCCTTTATTGTCTATGAGGACTTCCTGATGTACAAGTCTG GGGTCTACCAGCACGTGTCCGGCGAGCAGGTTGGAGGCCACGCGATCCGGAtcctgggctggggggtggaCAACGGCACTCCGTACTGGCTGGCCGCCAACTCCTGGAACACCGACTGGGGGGACAATG GCTTCTTCAAAATTCTCCGAGGAGAGGACCACTGCGGCATCGAGTCTGAGATCGTGGCTGGCATCCCCAGTACGGAGCAGTACTGGAAGAGGGTGTAA